The Cuculus canorus isolate bCucCan1 chromosome 5, bCucCan1.pri, whole genome shotgun sequence genome window below encodes:
- the FGF3 gene encoding fibroblast growth factor 3 produces the protein MVIIWILFLSLLQEPWCPGRAAGVPEAAGASPSPPRPRRDAGGRGGVYEHLGGAPRRRKLYCATKYHLQIHPNGKINGTLEKNSVFSILEITAVDVGIVAIKGLFSGRYLAMNKRGRLYASENYNAECEFVERIHELGYNTYASRLYRTVPNRAGTKRKASAERLWYVSINGKGRPRRGFKTRRTQKSSLFLPRVLDNKDHEMVRLFHTNVKYRESLLKPPSKNHRRRRGR, from the exons ATGGTTATAATTTGGATCTTGTTCCTGAGCCTGTTGCAGGAGCCGTGGTGCCCAGGCCGGGCTGCGGGGGTGCCCGAGGCAGCCGGAGCATCCCCGAGCCCCCCTCGGCCGCGCCGGGATGCGGGGGGACGCGGCGGGGTCTACGAGCACCTCGGGGGAGCCCCCAGGCGCAGGAAGCTCTACTGTGCCACCAAGTATCACCTCCAGATCCACCCCAACGGCAAGATCAATGGCACCTTGGAGAAAAACAGCGTCTTCA GTATTCTTGAAATAACTGCTGTTGATGTTGGAATCGTTGCCATCAAGGGCTTGTTCTCTGGCAGATACCTGGCCATGAACAAAAGAGGCAGACTTTATGCATCA GAAAATTACAATGCAGAGTGTGAGTTCGTAGAGAGGATCCATGAATTGGGTTATAACACCTACGCATCCCGTCTCTACCGGACTGTACCTAACAGAGCCGGCACCAAGCGCAAAGCCAGTGCAGAGAGACTCTGGTATGTCTCAATCAATGGAAAAGGACGACCCAGAAGGGGCTTTAAAACTCGCAGGACACAGAAATCGTCTCTCTTTCTGCCCAGAGTGTTGGATAACAAAGACCATGAGATGGTCCGACTGTTTCACACGAACGTGAAATACCGAGAAAGCCTCCTGAAGCCCCCAAGCAAGAACCATCGAAGAAGGAGAGGACGCTGA